The genomic region CCAACCCCGGCTCCAGCCCCTGCCGGTCCCCCGTCAGCCAGCCGAGCGTGCGGGCGATCGTGCGGTCGCCGCCGTCGCGCATCACGTCGATCGGCATCGGCCCGTGCGCCGGCCGCCCGATCCGCCGCGCGTAGAGGGCGGCGAGCAGGAAGCCCATGTCGGAATAGCCGATATATGCCTTGGCCTTCGCGGCGGCCGATAGCCGCGGCATCGCCTGCGCCAGGATGCGGTTCGAGCCATAGCCGCCGCGCCCGAACCAGATCGCGTCGAACGCCGCGTCGTTGGCGAACTCCAGGAACGCCGCCGCGCGCCGCTCGTCCGGGCCGGCGAAATGCCCGCCGTCGCTCTCGAAACATTGCGGGTGGAAGATCAGGTCCACCGCCGGATAGGCGATCGCCGCGAAGGCCGCCGTGCGCTCGGCGGCGAGCGGATCGAGCGTTTTGGCCGGCGAGACGATCCCGATGCGCACGCTTGTTTCCCCCGCCCCCGGTTGAGCCATTTCCCAAACCGCGATAGCGCCGCACGATGCACGACGGCAACCTTGCAGGGCAACGCTACTTCCTCGTCGGGATCGGCGGATCGGGGATGATGCCGCTGGCGATGATCCTCGCCGGGCGCGGCGCGATCGTCGCCGGCTCGGACCGTTCGCTCGATCAGGGCCGCGTGCCCGCCAAGTTCGACGCGCTGCGGGCGATGGGGATCGCGCTGCATCCGCAGGACGGCTCGGGCATCGCCTCGCCAGAGCAGATCGTCGTCGCCTCGGCGGCGGTGGAGGCAACCGTCGCCGATATCATCGCGGCGG from Sphingomonas sp. CL5.1 harbors:
- a CDS encoding LD-carboxypeptidase; translation: MRIGIVSPAKTLDPLAAERTAAFAAIAYPAVDLIFHPQCFESDGGHFAGPDERRAAAFLEFANDAAFDAIWFGRGGYGSNRILAQAMPRLSAAAKAKAYIGYSDMGFLLAALYARRIGRPAHGPMPIDVMRDGGDRTIARTLGWLTGDRQGLEPGLGGRPSVAFNLAILNSLIGTPWLPDLADHVLLIEEVSEPLYNIDRMLFTMANATQLRGIAGVRIGAVTDVQENDPPWNEPLDTMIRRWCRDMGVPFLGRAEIGHTQANCVVPFGMG